The stretch of DNA GGTCGCCCCGCAGGACATGGCCCAGGTGGTGGCGTCCTCGGTCTATGCCGGGGGCCTGGTGGACATGGGTTCCGGGCACCTGCACCCGCTCAACCTGGTGCTCGGCGAAGCCGCCCTGGCCCGGACGCTGGGGGTGCGGATCTTCGAGCAGAGCCCGGTGCTGGAGCTGATCCACGGCGACAGCGTGCGGGTGCGTTGCGCCAGCGGCACGGTGCGCGCCGCAAGCCTGGTGCTGGCCTGCAATGCCCACCTGGATGACTTGGAGCCGCGCCTTGCCGGCAAGGTACTGCCGGCGGGCAGCTACATCATCGCCACCGAGCCCCTGGCGCCGGCCCTGGCCGCCGAACTGATCCCGCAGAACCTGGCGCTGTGCGACCAGAAGGTCGGCCTCGACTATTACCGGCTCTCGGCGGACCGGCGCCTGCTGTTCGGCGGCGCCTGCCACTACTCCGGGCGCGACCCGGCGGACATCGGCGCCTATATGCGGCCGAAGCTGCTCAAGGTGTTCCCGCAGCTGGCGAATGTACGCATCGACTACCAATGGGGCGGCAAGATCGGCATCACCGCCAACCGCTTCCCCCAGGTCGGGCGCCTGCGCCAATACCCCAACGTGTATTACGCCCAGGGTTACTCCGGGCATGGGCTCAACGTCAGCCACTGGACCGCGCGCCTGCTGGCCGAGGCCATCCACGCCGGGCACAGCCGAGGCCTGGACATCTTCAGCGCAGTGCCGCACATGACCTTCCCCGGCGGCCCCGCCCTGCGCGCGCCGCTGCTGGCGCTGGGCATGCTGTGGCATCGGTTGCGTGAGGTGCTGGGCTGAAAGCTCAACGGGTTTACCCGCGGTTTCTCGGCTGAGGCGCCCGACGCCCTCGCCGGCTGTTCGCCCCGACCATTGCCACCCGGGCTGGCCTGAAGCCTCGACCAGTGCGAAGATGCGCGCCGCAAATCGGCTTGCTAAGGAATGGCATCATCAAAGCGCTCACTGCTCTCGTCCTGCTCGGCACACTCGCCCTCTCGGGCTGCGGCACCCTGATGGCCCGTGCCAGCAATCAATACATTTCCTACGACTTCTACAAAGGCACCCAGCAAAATATCCAGCTGCTGACCATGCGTGACGCCCGCGGCTACGACGGCTACGCCACTATCTACTGCTGGATGAGCATCGTCTGCCCGCTGGTGGCGGTGGTAAGCCTGCCGGTGGATGCGGCGGTCGATACCGTGCTGCTGCCCTACGACGCCAAGGGCGTTTATTACTGAAGCCGTGGCCGGTCGCTGGCGGCATGGGTGAATGGACTGCCGCTATCGCTGGCCAGCCAGGCGCCTACAGACGCGCCATTGCGACCCCCACGATTCTGTAGGAGCCAGCGGGCGGCGATCCGACTTGCCGGCGATGGCGCCATCAAATACGCCGCCGTCATCTCTGACAAGCACCGGCAAACCGCCCCCGCTCAGTCCGCCACCACTCGCTCGGCCACCACCCCACGCAACCGGCACGGCACGCCCAGGCGGTCGAGCCGTGGCCGGCCGAACAGGTAGCCCTGGCCCCATTCGCCACCGCAGGCCGTGGCCAGGGCGCGGTCGGCTTCGCTCTCGATGCCTTCGATGATCACGCAGGGCGCCAGGGTCTTGCACAGCTGCACCAGGTGTTTCAGGGTCTGCACGCTGTTGGGTTCGCTGCGGGCGCGTTGCAGGTAACCCTGGTCGATCTTGACCATGTCGGGGCAGGTCCGGCGGATGAACTCCAGGGTGCCGAGGCCGGCGCCGAAGTCGTCCACCGCCACCCGGCAGCCCAGCTCGCGCAGGCACAGGACAAACTCGATGGCCGCCTCGGTGCTCGGCGGCGTGGCGCTTTCGGTGATTTCGATCACCAGCCGCGCGGCCACTGAAGGGGCGTCGCGCAACTGCGCAAGGGTGGCGGACCAGAACGGATCGACGATCGCGCTCTGCGCCGAGATGTTGCAGCCCAGGCGCAGGTGCTCGTCGTCCAGCAGGCGCTCGATCACGCCCCCCACCACGCTGCGGTCCAGCTCGCGCATCAGTTGATGGCGTTCGAGCATGGCGAACGGGTAGACGCCATTGCCGGGCTGCTCGACATGGCGCAGCAAACCTTCCAGATACAGCACCCGGCTGGTGTCGGGCAGCCGCACCACCGGCTGGAAGGCCAGCGCCAGTCGCCCCTGCGCCAGTTCCCGATAGAAGTCTTTGACGCTTTGCATGACAGATCCGTAGTCGAAGCGGCGACAGCGCGCCGGGTGGGCTTGGCCAGGATGCGTCGGCGCGCCCGACGTGATAATGGCTCATTGCTATTTATGATCCCCCCTGCCCGGACGGCTCGAAAGTGTTCCCGGATACCTTTCGTTTGTCCTTGGAAACACCGCACCGCCCTTTCTCGACTGTGGCCCGAGGTTTATTGCGATCATGCGCCAGCGCCAATGACATCAATTAGCCACCAGTCCAGGAAGTACTATGCACAGAATGACCGGCACCAGTTTCCGGGTGCTTGCCGATGTCCTGACCGATGCCGGAGTCAAGGTCGAGGCCTTGCTCAAGCGCCACGGCAGCAGCCATCAGGAGACCTGTGAAAACCCCATGGGCGTCAGGCTGGAGCTGGTCTACGCGTTGCTGCAAGACGCCGTGCAGCTGTGCGGCAACCCGGACCTCGGCCTGCTGGCGTACACCAAGGCCCACCCGGCCAACCTGGAAGTGCTCGGCTACGCGCTGATGTCCGGCGCCACCCTGGACACCGCGCTGCAACGCCTGGTGGACTATCACTCGCTGGTCAGCAACGGCTTCTACCTGTGCCTGGAGCGCAGCCCCCAGGCCGTCACCCTGATCGGCTTCGACATCGCCCTCGAACCGGGCCTGGTGCCGCGGGCCTTCATCGATGCCGGCGCGGCGCAGACCCTGGGCCTGGTGCACTGGCTGCTGCCCGGGCACAAGCCGCAACCGCTGGCGGCGAGCTTCACCTACCCGCGCCCGCCCGACACCCGCGCCCTGGAGCACCTGCTGGGCGCCAACCTGCAGTTCGACGCGCCCTACAACAGCCTGAGCTTCAGCCCGCGCGATTGCGCCATGGCCCTGCCCAGCGCCGACCCGGCCCTGGACGTGCTGCACATGGAATACGCACGAACCCGCCTCAAGCTGCTGCTCGACGGCTCGATGACCGCGCAGGTAAGGCGGGTGCTGTCCGAGCGCCTGGCCCAGGGCGGGCCCAGCGACCTGCGGCATATCGCGCAGCTGGTGGGGGTCAGCAGCCGCAGCCTGCAGCGACGCCTGGGCAACGAAGACATGCACTTCTCGGCGCTGCTCGACGAGGCGCGGTTGATGCTGGCCCACAGTTTCCTGCGCAACTCGGCGCGCAGCGTCAAGTACATCGGCGCCCTGCTCGGTTTTCGCGACCAGAGCAGCTTTCACAAGGCCTGCCGCCGCTGGTTCGGCATGACCCCGGGGCGTTATCGCCAGGAAGGCTGAAGACAGCAAAACGCCGGGCACAAGTCCCGGCGTTTTTTTCAAGGTGCGGCAGCGCTTGCTCAGCGATGGCTGGCCTGCAATGGCGGCTGCGCCTGGGGCATGGCCGAGGAATGGTGGTTGAGGATCTTCCACTGGCCGTCGATGCGCTCGTAGAGGAAGGTGTAGCGCGCCTGGACCTGGCGGGTCGCGCCACCGGCCTCGTGCAGGGTGAAGGTGTAGACGCCGCTGTCCATGGCCGCATCCGCGCCCAGGTGGCGGATTTCCCGGTAGTTGATCTGGCCCACCGGCTTGCCCGCGAGGAAGTGCTCGAAGTAGTCCTGGATCTGCGCCGGGGTGGTGCGCACCTGGTTCGACACGGTCGGCTGGAGGATCGCGTCGGCGGCGTAAAGACTGGTTACGTTTTTTGCGCTGCCGGTTTGCAGGGCCGCGTTCCAGCGATCGAACAGGCCGGCGATCTCCCGGTCGCCCTGGTTCTGCGGCTGCGCGGCGACGGTGCGGTACACATAAGGCGTGGCGTCCAGGGCCTGGGCCAGGGGCGCGGTCAGCGCCAGCAACAGGGCAATGGCGGTGGTTGGCAGTTTCATCGGAAGGCTCCAGTGGGTTTCAATGCGCCCACTTTGCCCACCCGTTGCGGCCTCGCCATCGGCCAACCGGTGCCGGCGGCCTATGCCATTCGGCA from Pseudomonas chlororaphis subsp. chlororaphis encodes:
- a CDS encoding NAD(P)/FAD-dependent oxidoreductase; the encoded protein is MNQHSHAQHTRSYYAASANALPDYPPLNADLSADVCVIGGGFTGVNTAIELAQRGLSVILLEARRIGWGASGRNGGQLIRGIGHDVSGFARYVGTEGVRYLEQAGIDSVALVGQRVREHGIDCDLRWGFCELANTPAQFAAFQAEQEHLAALGYVHETRLVAPQDMAQVVASSVYAGGLVDMGSGHLHPLNLVLGEAALARTLGVRIFEQSPVLELIHGDSVRVRCASGTVRAASLVLACNAHLDDLEPRLAGKVLPAGSYIIATEPLAPALAAELIPQNLALCDQKVGLDYYRLSADRRLLFGGACHYSGRDPADIGAYMRPKLLKVFPQLANVRIDYQWGGKIGITANRFPQVGRLRQYPNVYYAQGYSGHGLNVSHWTARLLAEAIHAGHSRGLDIFSAVPHMTFPGGPALRAPLLALGMLWHRLREVLG
- a CDS encoding YceK/YidQ family lipoprotein gives rise to the protein MLRNGIIKALTALVLLGTLALSGCGTLMARASNQYISYDFYKGTQQNIQLLTMRDARGYDGYATIYCWMSIVCPLVAVVSLPVDAAVDTVLLPYDAKGVYY
- a CDS encoding EAL domain-containing protein; its protein translation is MQSVKDFYRELAQGRLALAFQPVVRLPDTSRVLYLEGLLRHVEQPGNGVYPFAMLERHQLMRELDRSVVGGVIERLLDDEHLRLGCNISAQSAIVDPFWSATLAQLRDAPSVAARLVIEITESATPPSTEAAIEFVLCLRELGCRVAVDDFGAGLGTLEFIRRTCPDMVKIDQGYLQRARSEPNSVQTLKHLVQLCKTLAPCVIIEGIESEADRALATACGGEWGQGYLFGRPRLDRLGVPCRLRGVVAERVVAD
- a CDS encoding AraC family transcriptional regulator, which gives rise to MHRMTGTSFRVLADVLTDAGVKVEALLKRHGSSHQETCENPMGVRLELVYALLQDAVQLCGNPDLGLLAYTKAHPANLEVLGYALMSGATLDTALQRLVDYHSLVSNGFYLCLERSPQAVTLIGFDIALEPGLVPRAFIDAGAAQTLGLVHWLLPGHKPQPLAASFTYPRPPDTRALEHLLGANLQFDAPYNSLSFSPRDCAMALPSADPALDVLHMEYARTRLKLLLDGSMTAQVRRVLSERLAQGGPSDLRHIAQLVGVSSRSLQRRLGNEDMHFSALLDEARLMLAHSFLRNSARSVKYIGALLGFRDQSSFHKACRRWFGMTPGRYRQEG
- a CDS encoding SgcJ/EcaC family oxidoreductase yields the protein MKLPTTAIALLLALTAPLAQALDATPYVYRTVAAQPQNQGDREIAGLFDRWNAALQTGSAKNVTSLYAADAILQPTVSNQVRTTPAQIQDYFEHFLAGKPVGQINYREIRHLGADAAMDSGVYTFTLHEAGGATRQVQARYTFLYERIDGQWKILNHHSSAMPQAQPPLQASHR